From the Erythrolamprus reginae isolate rEryReg1 chromosome Z, rEryReg1.hap1, whole genome shotgun sequence genome, one window contains:
- the LOC139153747 gene encoding suppressor of cytokine signaling 3-like, which translates to MVPLCCCCPPASASVVVAMTGPAVPSYHFKSFSGEFERVESALERLEASGFYWGSLSGAEAKRLLTSQPPGVFLVRDSSDHHHLFTLSVRTRTGITNLRIQQQDSAFHLEALPGAGHPPAFSCVVQLIEYYLCLGAVEGGPCYLESEGQPPVPLALSHPLRCKVPTLQELCQRAVRGSVQGRGDTRAQLQRLPVPQALLNSICS; encoded by the coding sequence ATGGTCCCTCTGTGCTGTTGCTGCCCACCGGCATCTGCATCAGTCGTGGTGGCCATGACAGGCCCTGCCGTCCCTTCCTACCATTTCAAGAGTTTCTCTGGAGAGTTTGAGCGGGTGGAAAGTGCCTTGGAACGATTGGAGGCCAGTGGCTTCTACTGGGGCAGCCTGTCCGGAGCGGAAGCCAAGAGGCTCTTGACTTCCCAGCCTCCTGGTGTCTTCCTGGTGAGAGATTCCTCCGACCATCACCACCTCTTCACCTTGAGTGTCCGCACCAGGACAGGCATCACCAACCTGCGTATTCAGCAGCAGGACTCCGCTTTCCACCTGGAGGCCTTGCCAGGAGCTGGCCATCCCCCAGCCTTCAGTTGCGTGGTCCAGCTAATTGAGTATTACCTCTGCCTGGGGGCTGTGGAAGGGGGTCCCTGCTATTTGGAGAGTGAGGGCCAACCTCCGGTGCCTTTGGCCCTCTCGCATCCCCTCCGTTGCAAGGTGCCCACTTTGCAGGAGCTGTGTCAGCGGGCGGTGCGAGGCAGCGTGCAGGGCAGAGGCGACACCAGAGCTCAGCTGCAGAGGCTGCCAGTCCCCCAGGCATTGTTGAACTCAATCTGCAGCTAA